In Anguilla rostrata isolate EN2019 chromosome 1, ASM1855537v3, whole genome shotgun sequence, a genomic segment contains:
- the LOC135254223 gene encoding trophoblast glycoprotein-like yields the protein MFHAVLLCTLLCASSVRATCPSLCECSEAAQTVKCVSKDLREIPSGIPGYTRNLFILGNHITRIGPESFKGLENVTNLSLSNNRIAEVESQAFGGLRSLRSLDLSGNQLTLIHPEALAVPSGPLRDLNLSRALYNHSALVDLATALRWGMLGSLQQLDLSANRLVLLPPAMFAHLPALRRLLLANNSLVALHNGTFLGLELLDELDLTQNAFRTLRRGALRELDGLGGARLLLGGNPFTCTCGLEDFIAWLNGTGGRVADGDQLACAFPPDLHNTSLRGLGGRALGCHGDTAGEGADLALQTSYVFLGVVLGFVGVVFLFVLYLNRKGIKRWVTDVREACRDILEGYHYRYEMDSDPRLGQLSTSADL from the exons atgttccATGCGGTTCTTCTCTGCACGCTGCTCTGTGCATCCTCTGTGCGCGCGACGTGCCCGTCTCTCTGCGAGTGCTCAGAAGCCGCGCAGACTGTGAAATGCGTTTCCAAGGATCTGCGAGAAATCCCGTCCGGCATCCCGGGGTACACCAGGAACCTGTTTATCCTCGGGAACCACATCACTCGAATTGGACCCGAGTCGTTCAAAGGACTCGAGAACGTAACCAATCTGTCCCTTAGCAACAACAG GATAGCTGAGGTGGAGTCGCAGGCTTTTGGGGGGTTGCGCAGCCTGCGTTCTCTGGACCTGAGTGGGAACCAGCTGACCCTGATCCACCCGGAGGCGCTGGCCGTCCCCTCTGGCCCCCTGCGGGACCTCAACCTGAGCCGCGCCCTCTACAACCACTCCGCCCTGGTGGACCTGGCCACCGCGCTGCgctggggcatgctgggaagcctGCAGCAGCTGGACCTCTCCGCCAACCGCCTGGTCCTTCTGCCACCCGCCATGTTCGCCCACCTGCCCGCCCTGcggcgcctcctgctggccaaCAACTCCCTGGTGGCGCTGCACAACGGCACCTTCCTgggcctggagctgctggacGAGCTGGACCTGACGCAGAACGCCTTCCGAACGCTGCGGAGGGGGGCTCTGCGGGAGCTGgacgggctggggggggcgcgGCTGCTCCTGGGGGGAAACCCCTTCACCTGCACGTGCGGGCTGGAGGACTTCATCGCCTGGCTGAACGGCACGGGGGGGCGCGTCGCCGACGGCGACCAGCTGGCCTGCGCCTTCCCGCCGGACCTGCACAACACGTCCCTGCGCGGGCTTGGGGGGCGGGCCCTGGGTTGCCACGGTGACACGGCGGGCGAGGGGGCGGACCTGGCGCTGCAGACCTCCTACGTCTTCCtgggggtggtgctggggtTTGTGGGCGTGGTCTTCCTCTTCGTGCTCTACCTCAACCGCAAGGGCATCAAGCGGTGGGTGACGGACGTGCGGGAGGCCTGCCGGGACATCCTGGAGGGGTACCACTACCGCTACGAGATGGACTCGGACCCCCGTCTGGGACAGCTGTCCACCTCGGCCGATCTGTGA